The uncultured Methanobrevibacter sp. sequence AAAGGAAAATCCCGATGATATTGATACATTTACAGAATTTGATGGTGTTAAGGCCAAAAAATTAGGAATTCTTGATGAAATAGATAATATTATTTATGATGCTCCTTTTAGAACAAATAATTTTTGTCATTCTTTTAGAGTGTTTAAGGTTCCTCAATCCTGGAAGAAGGATTATGATGAGTATATAAAAATTAAATCAAGGATATTATTTATATTATTTCCTTCGGATAGTAGAACAGGTAATGTAAAAGGGTTTTTAAAATTAAAAATGGTGAGTTAAATGTTTTTCAATACTATTAAGGAATATGATGAAGAATTAAAAGATATTGAAGACATGTTAAATGATATGGAAAAACGCATTGAGCTATATCCTGATAGGGTATTAACAAAAGGAAATTACCGAACATTAAAAGAGATTTATAATATCATTCTCAATGATAAAAATGATTTTCTCGCGATGATGGAAGAAAGCATTAATCTCCACATTTCTGGTGATGAGGTGAAAAATCATAACATTTCTCTTCCAATCATTATGGGTCTTTTTGGTAACTTTCAGGATTTAACTACTCTCCTGTCAAATTTTCTGAAAGATTCCAGAAACTATGCTTTCGAAAGTCATGACTTAAAACTTGAAGAAGTTTCCAGCGGATCCATTCAGATACTATTTTCAATGGATGAGAATATAACTAATCTGGAGGAGGTCTATTTAAATCATCAGGTCTTTGAGAAGCTTTTGGATTTGGTTGACTGTAATATTGATGATTTGGATAAACAGATTGATGTTATTGGCACTGACTCCCTGATGGCATATAAAAAATTCCTTAAAATTCTCATTGATAATGAACTGGATTTTACTCTTGAGAATAATTCAAGAAAAGTGGGTCTGACACATGAGGAGGCTTTGAAAGTATATAAAAAAATAGATGATGGTATTTAATTGCAAGCGAATTTTACCATCAAATCAAATAATTCTTTAGCTTTATCAGTTGAATCCTGCTCTGTAATGTCTTCAGGGATTTCATAAACGAAAGTAGGATATCCTCCCTGAGCTATTGGTTTTGATACCAGAACAGCAGAAGTGGATTTGTACTCCTCATTACCTGTTACAGGATAATAGTTGAAATCACTGCTTTCATTAACCTTTTTGGCAATATCAACTGAAGCGTTATCCATTTCAGGGGTAGCCAGATAAAATCCTTCACCGTAAGTCGGCATATGTGAATGGCTTATGATTACACAGTCAGCATCGGATTTGGTCACATCAGGATTTAC is a genomic window containing:
- a CDS encoding DUF6932 family protein is translated as MNLKYDDVGCLLQGIYDLSLDEIEHEFVAGKSKRRHDIFEKYKYHLNEIKDTNCCLNHWIDGSFVTLKENPDDIDTFTEFDGVKAKKLGILDEIDNIIYDAPFRTNNFCHSFRVFKVPQSWKKDYDEYIKIKSRILFILFPSDSRTGNVKGFLKLKMVS